Part of the Flavobacterium alkalisoli genome is shown below.
ATCTTGAAACAGGCTGTAACGAAGCCTACAAGGAGTTCTTAAAAGAGTTTAACAGCGACAGCACCTATATTTCTGCCGGAGGCGGAAAGCTGGAAGCCTTTATTGAAGGATTACAAAAGGAGTTTGATAAAACAAAAACCTTTTACCTTAAAAAGCATAAACTTGAAAATGACCCCGAAGCACGCCGCCGAGCACTGGCAGTTGCCAAGCAAAGCGCTAAAAAATGCATCGAGGAGTTTAGCCAAATTCAATAATTTAGTATACACACACTTAACAAAAGTCCTGAAGTTTTCTTCAGGGCTTTTTTGTTTTTTTCCATTTCGACCGAAACGTAGTGAAGAGGAGGCACGAGGCTGAAAGCCGAACTGATAAAATAAATCTTTAATCTGTTTATTTATTGAGATGTCTCCCTGTGCTAAAGAATCTAATGCCTTAGCTTTACTCAGTTATTATGCTGTTGTGAGTTCCCCTCTTGAGAGGGGTTAGGGGTGTGTCATTGCGAGGCACGAAGCAATCTGCTGCTTACTGCGACTGAAGTATTTATATTATTTCCCTAACAAAAAGAAATACCTATTTTAGCGCATCTTAAAAAATGTTATGAAATATACTTTTAAAGCGCCTTTGCGCACCCTGCTTAGGCTTGTTTTGTATACAGTTGTGCTTTTCGTTTTTCTGTATGTTTTCTCCATAATGCAGGTAAGTAACTATAGCTTTATTGCTTTGGCTGTGCTTGTAATATATATAGTAGCCTTTAAAAGGCTTACAAGTGTGAGTATAGATACCGCTGCTAAAACACTTACGGCAAACTACAGGGGCATACTTCAGTTGGCTACTTATAGCTATACTATTAATTATGTGAAAGCCGACTGGACTTCTGTCGATGAAAAATCGTTTAGCCTTAAAGAGGAAGGAAAAAAGACAATAACGCTTACCCGCGAAACTATTGGTACTCAAAATCTGGAGGAGATAGCGACTGTTTTAATAAAGTCGGTCGAAGAAGGGTATGAAGCCATTCCTGCTATTTGTCCGGTTTGTGGTAATACAGAACTGTCGGGACTGCTTCAAAACAGGGTTTCCTTTATAACAAAAGGGGCAGAGTGCCAACGTTGTTATTTCTATAATGAAGATATGGTAAAGGAAAATCAGGATGATTTTTTGATGTGGTCAAGGCAAAATCTGTTAGATGGCGCACTAACTTATATGAGTGAAGGCTACTTTAAAAATGCCGATGAGCTTATAGAAGGTTTTAAAAATTTAAAGCAACTGGATGTAACACTTTGGCCTGCCGAGATACTAAATAAGAATCCAAACTGGACCCCGGAATTTGATGAAGAGGAGGTAAGGGGATATTTTAAAATTGAAGAATTATAAAAAGATGACAAAACAACCGCAATTTCCTGTACTGTTTCTTTCCATTAATGACTGGAATAGTGACGAAACGGAAACTATAGTTATTGATAATGGCAATTTATACGGAACCGAAGAAATTTTTAAAGAGTATTATCTGGATGATATTGTAGCAGACAGTAATGGAGATGTCTTTAAAATTACCGGCAGGGAAAAGCTGGCTTCATGGCGAAAGCTTATTCCTTTTATGGCAAAATATCGTTGTGTTTTTGAATACCAAAACAGGCAGGTTACTTTTAATCAGGTTAAAGAATACCTGGCTAACGGCATTGCTCTTATTGAGGATCCCGAGTATAAGAGTATTGGCGAAGACTCGCTTAGTAAATGCCATAGCCTGAAAGATTTTTTTGAATTCTTTTAGAACAAACAATTAAGATGACAAAACAACCGCAATTTCCTTTGATAGACCTCTCGATAACCGAATGGAGTACCGATGTATTCCCTACTATTATAATGAGTGCCGATACCACAAGGGGTAGCAATCAGGATTTTAAAGACCATCTGTTTGGTAATCTTCTGGCAGACGGTAACGGAAACCTGTTTAAAATTAAAGGCAGGGAAAAGCTGGCTTCATGGCGCAGGTTTGTTCCTTTTATGGAAACACACCGTTATTTGTTTGAGCATCAAAGCAAACAGGTTACTTTTAATGAAGTGAAGGAATATATAGTTAAAGGAATCGGTTTTCTTACAGATAGCGAACTGAAGGCTGTTTGTGAAGAGGAGCTTAATAAATGTAGTAACCTTAAAGATATTATAGAGTCCTTTAATATATAAGGACAGGCAACCTTACTGGTTAAATAAAGAAATTCTTATATTTATTGCCTTCAAAACCAAACATAAATGATTAAAAAACTACTTTTCTTACTTGTTTTTACCACAATAGGGCAACTTGCAAACGCCCAGCAAAATATAGACAAACACTACATAGAGCAACATTACCCGGGATGGTATATTTTACACGACAGTACTTTAGAGCCGGAGTGTAAAGAGTTTGAAGAAGGCACCCGCTGCCTTAACAGGCACATTGAGGAGCTTGCCCAGGTAATAGAAAATATGGTAGCGGCAGCACCAACCAAAAAGAACCTTGACTGGAAAGCCCGTTGTGAAGCAAAGGTGAACAAACACATGAAAAAAGTAGACGATTCTCCCGCAAAAGACCTTATGCGTTTGGCTTATACCCGTGATATATATAAGGAGTACCTTATAGATTTGGTTAAAAAAGCACATTAGTAGGTTCTGTCATTGCGAGGAGGTACGACGCGGCAATCTCAGAGGGGTAGGGGTGTGTCATTGCGAGGCACGAAGCAATCTATTAATCATTTATCGCACACCATGAAAAAGAAAATTTATGCATTAGTTATCCTGTTCTTTATTACAGCCTATTTAATGAATTGTTTTTTTTCTGATAGTATGGTAAAGGGTACTTATGTAAATCAAAATTTTGGGAACAATTTTATAGCTGATATTCCTCATACACCGGATACATTAATACTATATAAGGACAATAGTTTTAAAAGTAATTTCTACGGAGAAGGGACTTATAGCTTATCATATGATGTAAGTGGTACTACAATAGAGTTGCTTTATACAGATGAAGCCGGAAAAAGTAGTTTTTCATCACAGGTAAGCAGGAGATTCTTTTTCGGAGCTGTCAAAATTCCGTTAGATATTGATTTAAATCAATATTATAAAAAGATAGAGTAATATTGAGTTTGTCATTGCGAGGCACGAAGCAATCTTTTCCATTTCGACCGAAACGTAGTGAAGTGGAGGCACGAGGCTGAAAGCCGAACTGATAAAATAAATCTCTAGCCAGTTTATTAATTGAGATATCTCCCTGCATCTTCTTCTTTTGTCTTGACACAAAAGAACCATCACGCTATGGCGTGACTGCGGCTACGACTCCTTAAGCTAAAAATTATTACACTCAGCTAAACCATCCGAACTCGGCTGTCGCCTCAAACAGCGGATGCTTCTTAACGCTTCGCTTATAATTTTCTTTACGCTACGGAACCTAATGCCTTAGCTTCACTCGGTTGTTATACTGTTGTGAGTTGCCCTGTCATTGCGAGGAGGTACGACGCGGCAATCTAAGAGGGGTAGGGGGGTAAATCATTAAAGATCGAAAGATTTAATATTTAAAAATTACTCAGGTTGTCATTGCGAGGAGGGACGACGTGGCAATCTAATGTTCCTTACGACTGAACAATGAATACTGAACACTTTTCCTAGGTTTCAACTAAATCATTATATTTGGGTAAACCACACACCATGAAAAAATTATCAATCTTTTTGGTTTCCCTTTTAATTCTCTTTCCGTCACCGGCTATGGCGTGCAGCTGTATTGGTAAATCGGTTTTAAAACATGAATTTAACTATGTTAATGTTGTGTTTACAGGCAGGGTATTGGCAGAAAGGGATATAAAACAGAGAATACTCCCTGAAATTGAAGAGGAGGACGAACATTTGGGAGATAGATTTTATTACACATTTAGTAAAGAGTTTACCTTTTTGGTGGAAGAACTTCATAAGGGTAAAGCCGTAACCGATACTATAAAAGTTATAACAGGTTATGGAAAAGGTGATTGTGGCTATAGATTTAAAACGGGAGAAAAGTATATTGTGTTTAGTTACTATACACAAGCGTATTTTGAAAGAGAAACTGAACAAAAAAAGTTTTTAGAAACTAACATTTGCGGGTATACTAAGCCGTATGACAGGTTTTCTGAAAAAGAAATAAGAAAGCTACATAAACTGCAAAAGCGATACAAAAAGAAAAATCCCTAGATAAACGGCATGAAAAAACACCACTATCTTTTCTTAATTATTGCTGCTGTTATTATGGGGTAGGCTAATGAAATGGAGCGAGGAATCTCTACTGTTTAAAATCTGAGTTAAATCATTATATTCGCAAAAACTAAATTACCATTATGAAACTACTTAAAACAGTACTGTTTGTATTTGCTATGTTTTTATCGGCAAATGCTTTTGCACAAAAAAAGGTGGAAACCACTGTAATTAAAACGGCCATTTACTGCGACCACTGCAAGCAATGTGAGTCGTGCGGAGACCGACTTAATGTTGGACTTCTTAAAACTAAAGGAGTACAAATGGTGGTGCTTGACGAAAAAGCAATGACAATCACGGTAACCTACAATACGAAGAAGACTGATTTGGCTACTATAAAAACAGCGATAAGCAAATTAGGTTATGATGCTGATGATATTAAGGCTGATGAAGTGGCTTATGATTCGCTGGACGGTTGCTGCAAAAAATAACACTATTATATATAGGTATAGAAGCACAGATTTTTTCTGTGCTTTTTTATTTTATATAAATATTAGATTAGGAGGTGTCATTCCGATACGTAATGAAATGGAATGAGGAATCTCAGTTAAATCATTATATTTGAATAAGACCTTATATTATGAAAAACATCACCTTACTTAGTTTTCTTTTGCTCTTGGTTTCCTGTAATAATAAGGAGCAGCTTGAAATGCTTCATAATGAAACTACAGATTCTTACAGAATAAAACCACAAGCTGAACCGAAACCTCAGGAAACAGCATCAAAAGGGGTTGCGCCTCTGGATACCGTAGGGCTTAAAAAATTTTGGGCAGGCTTTCAAAAAGATATTTTTTCAGCAAACAAACAAGGAGTAGCCAATAGGCTGGATTATCCTGTAAGGGCTATTCATCCGGTAATATTTAAATATTCCTATAGCTGTGACACTATTGCTTATATTAAAGATGAGGAAAAGTATGCTGATGTAGATATCTATAAGAGTGATATGTCCCGTTGTTTTGATTTTATTTTTGATGACGTGCTTAAAAACATCATTTCAAGAATTTCTTATGAAGATTTACTTCAAAAAGGACACCGTAATAAAGAGGTAAATGCCATCTCCTATCATATTTTTCCCAAAGACTACATGAAGGTTCCGTGTCCAAACGATCATAATATGCAGTTTTACCTGCATGAGGAAAACGGAAAATGGAGTATATCAATAGGCGGACTGTAGTTTGAGTATCAATTTACTTATCAAATATCCACAGCCTATACCTGTAATTAAGATAATGAATAATGTAAATGAAGTGGGCTCGGTATGATATCCGGTGTTCGAGGATATCTCTGCAAACAATTTAAAAAGGAAACTATCTGCAATTTCATTGCTTATGTCGGCTTCATACAGGTGCTCCATCCAAACTATAGTTACTATCATATACAGTATAACGGTACTAATAATAGTGCATATTAGCCAAACAGGTATAAAAGCAAATTTTTTCATAGACTCAAATATATAAATACTTTATATAATAGAGTAGTGTAGTGTCCTTGCGAGGTACGACGCGGCAATCTATATTATATATAGGAGTAAAGAATACCACACTATAATATAAATAGGTAGAGGTGTCATTCCGATACGAAATGAAATGGAGTGAGGAATCTCTGCTGCTTTACGATACCACACTATAATATATAGGAGTTCCTTTTCCCTTTACTTAAAAAAAACTTTCAATGTCAAAAACCACCTTATCAATGAGTTATGAATTAAGGTTAAAAAAAGATTAAAAAAAGGGCATTAAAAGTTTGCGGGAGTGGAAAAGATGGCTACTTTTGCACCCGCATTAGAGGCACACGTTCTTAGAAAAACAGCTTACCGGACCGCTTATTATAGGAGTGGAATTACTGAGAAAAAATAATCAGAAAAAAATTCGGAAAAAGTTTGTGAGAAAAGAAAAGTTTGCTACTTTTGCACCCGCAATAACAGCGAGTTCTTTTGGAGAGTGATATTATCTGGAAACCCTTTTAAATAAAGGGAGGAGCTTAAAAAGGCTTCGAAAAAAAAGTTCAGAAAATATTTGCAGAAATGAAAAACTTGTCTACCTTTGCAACCGCAAAACGAGCGACGTACTTTGAGATAATGAAACCGCATTTTGAGCTTTACTTTTTAAGTGAAGAAAAGCTTAAAAGAATCTGAAAAAAATAAGAAAAAAGATTTGCAGGTTAAGGAAAAAAGATAGTATCTTTGCCTTCCCGTTTCGGAGATGAAACGAGCCGCAATCACTGATTCTTTATCGGAAAAGCTTTAAAAATAAAAAAGAAATTTTTTTTTGAAAAAAGCTTGCGGGATTAAAAAGAAGTTGTACTTTTGCAGCCGCTTTGAGAAACAAACGCCGAAAGGCTGAGTGATTGAGGTGAGAATAAAACAGAAGAATACGTTCATAGACATATTGGATTGACAGCATAAAGAGAGAGTAAGAAACTCGATTTATCGAAAAACACAGACCTAGCAATAAAGATCGTAAAAATATTAAAAACATACGATGAAGAGTTTGATCCTGGCTCAGGATGAACGCTAGCGGCAGGCCTAACACATGCAAGTCGAGGGGTAGAGGAAGCTTGCTTCCTTGAGACCGGCGCACGGGTGCGTAACGCGTATGCAATCTGCCTTGTACTGGGGGATAGCCCGGAGAAATCCGGATTAATACCCCATAGTATATAGAACTGGCATCTTTTCTATATTAAAGAACTTCGGTACAAGATGAGCATGCGTCCCATTAGCTAGTTGGTATGGTAACGGCATACCAAGGCAATGATGGGTAGGGGTCCTGAGAGGGAGATCCCCCACACTGGTACTGAGACACGGACCAGACTCCTACGGGAGGCAGCAGTGAGGAATATTGGTCAATGGACGCAAGTCTGAACCAGCCATGTCGCGTGCAGGATGACGGTCCTATGGATTGTAAACTGCTTTTATACGGGAAGAAACCCCTCTACGTGTAGAGGGCTGACGGTACCGTAAGAATAAGGATCGGCTAACTCCGTGCCAGCAGCCGCGGTAATACGGAGGATCCAAGCGTTATCCGGAATCATTGGGTTTAAAGGGTCCGTAGGCGGCTTTATAAGTCAGTGGTGAAATCCGGCAGCTCAACTGTCGAACTGCCTCTGATACTGTAGAGCTTGAATTACTGTGAAGTAACTAGAATATGTAGTGTAGCGGTGAAATGCTTAGATATTACATGGAATACCAATTGCGAAGGCAGGTTACTAACATTATATTGACGCTGATGGACGAAAGCGTGGGGAGCGAACAGGATTAGATACCCTGGTAGTCCACGCCGTAAACGATGGATACTAGCTGTTCGGTCGCAAGACTGAGTGGCTAAGCGAAAGTGATAAGTATCCCACCTGGGGAGTACGAACGCAAGTTTGAAACTCAAAGGAATTGACGGGGGCCCGCACAAGCGGTGGAGCATGTGGTTTAATTCGATGATACGCGAGGAACCTTACCAGGGCTTAAATGTAGAGTGACAGGACTGGAAACAGTTTTTTCTTCGGACACTTTACAAGGTGCTGCATGGTTGTCGTCAGCTCGTGCCGTGAGGTGTCAGGTTAAGTCCTATAACGAGCGCAACCCCTGTTGTTAGTTGCCAGCGAGTAATGTCGGGAACTCTAGCAAGACTGCCGGTGCAAACCGTGAGGAAGGTGGGGATGACGTCAAATCATCACGGCCCTTACGTCCTGGGCTACACACGTGCTACAATGGCCGGTACAGAGAGCAGCCACCTGGCGACAGGGAGCGAATCTATAAAGCCGGTCACAGTTCGGATTGGAGTCTGCAACCCGACTCCATGAAGCTGGAATCGCTAGTAATCGGATATCAGCCATGATCCGGTGAATACGTTCCCGGGCCTTGTACACACCGCCCGTCAAGCCATGGAAGCTGGGGGTACCTGAAGTCGGTGACCGCAAGGAGCTGCCTAGGGTAAAACTGGTAACTGGGGCTAAGTCGTAACAAGGTAGCCGTACCGGAAGGTGCGGCTGGAACACCTCCTTTCTAGAGACACGATCGTTAGGTTAAGTAATGAGTGATAAGTAAAAGACTTACTCTCGCTGTTAGTTCAAAAATTTAAAGTAAGAGAGCTGGAAGAAAGCTGCTGAGTAACAGAGTTGCTAAGTAGGTAAGATTCTAAAGAAATATAGTCTCGTAGCTCAGCTGGTTAGAGTACTACACTGATAATGTAGGGGTCGGCAGTTCGAGTCTGCCCGGGACTACTAAATCTCTTCTTATTTTAGATACAAAGGAAATTTTAGAAGTTGAGTTACACTTTTAGTGACCGTTTTAAACTGTTAACTGAAAAGAGTTAGCTGCTTACTGAAAAACGGGGGATTAGCTCAGCTGGCTAGAGCGCCTGCCTTGCACGCAGGAGGTCATCGGTTCGACTCCGATATTCTCCACATCCGGCTAAAGTCGCTGATATTATTGTCAGTGGCGAGATGCCACACGTTCATTGACATATTGAGATAAATACAAGTAGAAAAATATAGAAAGCACAGTTGTGTGTTATTTATAACACACATATAAAGTACAATAAGCAAAATAAGGGCGTATGGGGGATGCCTGTGGCTCTCAGAGGCGAAGAAGGACGTGATAAGCTGCGAAAAGCTGCGGGGATTGGCACATACGAATTGATCCGCAGATATCCGAATGGGGCAACCCACTATATTGAAGATATAGTATCCGATAGGAGGCAAACCCGCTGAACTGAAACATCTAAGTAGGCGGAGGAAGAGAAAACAAAAGTGATTCCGTGAGTAGTGGCGAGCGAAAGCGGATTAGCCCAAACCAGTGTTGTTACGGCAATACTGGGGTTGTAGGACCACGACATTGTATGTAAATTGAATCAGAAGCATCTGGAAAGTTGCACCATAGAGGGTGATAGTCCCGTATGAGTAAGAGATATAATACATAGTGGTATCCTGAGTAGGGCGGGGCACGTGAAACCCTGTCTGAATCCGGCGGGACCATCCGCCAAGGCTAAATACTCCTGAGAGACCGATAGTGAACCAGTACCGTGAGGGAAAGGTGAAAAGAACCGTGAATAACGGAGTGAAATAGATCCTGAAACCATACGCCTACAAGCGGTCGGAGCCCTTTAGTGGGGTGACGGCGTGCCTTTTGCATAATGAGCCTACGAGTTACCGTTGCTGGCAAGGATAAGTGATTAAGTCACGGACCCGTAGCGAAAGCGAGTCTTAATAGGGCGCTTTAGTCAGTAATGGTAGACGCGAAACCGTGTGATCTACCCATGGGCAGGATGAAGCTGTGGTAACACATAGTGGAGGTCCGAACCGGTTGACGTTGAAAAGTCTTCGGATGACCTGTGGGTAGGGGTGAAAGGCCAATCAAACTCGGAAATAGCTCGTACTCCCCGAAATGCATTTAGGTGCAGCGCTGGATATAGTTATATAGAGGTAGAGCTACTGATTGGATGCGGGGGCTTCACCGCCTACCAATTCCTGACAAACTCCGAATGCTATATAATGTTTACCAGCAGTGAGGGCATGGGTGCTAAGGTCCATGTCCGAGAGGGAAAGAACCCAGACCATCAGCTAAGGTCCCCAAATGTATGCTAAGTTGAATAAACGAGGTTTGTCTGCCCAGACAGCTAGGATGTTGGCTTGGAAGCAGCCATTCATTTAAAGAGTGCGTAACAGCTCACTAGTCGAGCGGACGAGCATGGATAATAATCGGGCATAAGTATACTACCGAAGCTATGGATTTACGTTTAGGCGTAAGTGGTAGGGGAGCATTCTATTCAGCGTCGAAGGTGATATGTGAGTATTGCTGGAGCGGATAGAAAAGAAAATGTAGGCATAAGTAACGATAATGCGGGCGAGAAACCCGCACACCGAAAGACTAAGGTTTCCTCAGCTATGCTAATCAGCTGAGGGTTAGTCGGGACCTAAGGCGTACCCGAAGGGGGAAGTCGATGGCCAACGGGTTAATATTCCCGTACTGCTTATAATTGTGATGGGGTGACGGAGTGATGAAAGTACCGCGAACTGACGGAATAGTTCGTTGAAGCACCTAGCTATAAGGCCTGTAGGCAAATCCGCAGGTTTTGGTGAAATGCGATAGTACACGGAGTCTTCGGACAAAGTGATAGTGTACCTAAGGGCTTCCAAGAAAAACCTCTAAACTTAGATTATAAGCACCCGTACCGTAAACCGACACAGGTAGTCGAGGAGAGAATCCTAAGGTGCTCGAGAGATTCATGGCTAAGGAATTAGGCAAAATAGACCTGTAACTTCGGGAGAAAGGTCGCCAGCAGCAATGCTGGCCGCAGTGAAAAGGTCCAGGCGACTGTTTATCAAAAACACAGGGCTCTGCAAAATCGTAAGATGAAGTATAGGGCCTGACACCTGCCCGGTGCTGGAAGGTTAAGAGGAGATGTTATCTTCGGAGAAGCATTGAATTGAAGCCCCAGTAAACGGCGGCCGTAACTATAACGGTCCTAAGGTAGCGAAATTCCTTGTCGGGTAAGTTCCGACCTGCACGAATGGTGTAACGATCTGGACACTGTCTCAGCCATGAGCTCGGTGAAATTGTAGTATCGGTGAAGATGCCGATTACCCGCAGTGGGACGAAAAGACCCTGTGCACCTTTACTATAGCTTAGTATTGACCTTGGATAAGTGATGTGTAGGATAGGTGGGAGACTTTGAAGCGGCGTCGCCAGGCGTTGTGGAGTCATTGTTGAAATACCACCCTTTGCTTATCTGAGGCCTAACCGCACTTTGTGCGGGACATTGCTTGGTGGGTAGTTTGACTGGGGTGGTCGCCTCCAAAAGAGTAACGGAGGCTTCTAAAGGTTCCCTCAGCACGCTTGGTAACCGTGCGTAGAGTGCAATGGCATAAGGGAGCTTGACTGAGAGACATACAGGTCGATCAGGTACGAAAGTAGAGCATAGTGATCCGGTGGTTCCGTATGGAAGGGCCATCGCTCAAAGGATAAAAGGTACGCCGGGGATAACAGGCTGATCTCCCCCAAGAGCTCATATCGACGGGGGGGTTTGGCACCTCGATGTCGGCTCGTCACATCCTGGGGCTGGAGAAGGTCCCAAGGGTTGGGCTGTTCGCCCATTAAAGTGGCACGCGAGCTGGGTTCAGAACGTCGTGAGACAGTTCGGTCTCTATCTACTGCGGGCGTTAGAAATTTGAGTGGATCTGACTCTAGTACGAGAGGACCGAGTTGGACAAACCTCTAGTGTATCTGTTGTCCCGCCAGGGGCACCGCAGAGTAGCTACGTTTGGAAGGGATAAGCGCTGAAAGCATATAAGCGCGAAACCCACCACAAGATGAGATTTCTTTTAAGGGTCGTGGAAGATGACCACGTTGATAGGCTATAGATGTAAAGGCAGTAATGTCATAGTCGAGTAGTACTAATAACCCGTAAGCTTATGTACGCTCTTTCCCTCCCTCCAGGGGGAGGGGAGAAACTTTCTAATTTAAGTATACTATTCTTTATCTCAGTATGTTAAGATATTTGTTTACAGTTACATTGTACCTGTAATCATGTTGCCCAAAGCAACATAACGACTTAAGGTGGTTATTGCGGCGGGGCTCACCTCTTCCCATTCCGAACAGAGAAGTTAAGCCCGCCTGCGCAGATGGTACTGCATCTTGTGGGAGAGTATGTCACCGCCTTTCTTTTGAAAACCCTATCCATAACCGGATAGGGTTTTTTGTTTTGTAGATATTCTGATATATATTATAAGCAAAACCCTATTACTTAAATAGGGTTTTTGTATTTATAACTGTTTTATTACTGCATATTAGCGAAAACCATATTTTAACTTATATTTAAAATATAACTATTATGTCGGTTATTTATCGATAAATTAACGCTTTATAACGATTTAGCTGCTTATTATTTAATAAATAATTATATTATTGTGCACTTAATTTAAACTCAAAGCGTTATAAATGCGTATATGGTTGCATCTAAATTATTTGATTACACCCACTATGAAATGAAATTATTTAAGCTCTTATTACTTTTACTGTTACTTTCAACAGCTTCAGTTAATGCACAATTATCTGATTTTACCTTGGATGTTAACCATACCGACGAGACATGTTTTGGTAATGGTAGCCTTACTTTTGAAGTTTCAAACCTAACCCCGGATGCAACGGTATTCTATAGCATATACCTGTTACCCGACACTGATACTCCTATTGCAGTAATTACAGAAAACACTTTAGGCAGTTTAACATCAGGTACTTACAGGGTTGTTGCAACACAAACTTTAGACGACGAATCTAACACACAACAGCAGGATGTTGTTATAGAAGACCTTATTCAGGATTTTGCAATTTCGGTTTCTTCTGCTGATGAAG
Proteins encoded:
- a CDS encoding heavy-metal-associated domain-containing protein; this encodes MKLLKTVLFVFAMFLSANAFAQKKVETTVIKTAIYCDHCKQCESCGDRLNVGLLKTKGVQMVVLDEKAMTITVTYNTKKTDLATIKTAISKLGYDADDIKADEVAYDSLDGCCKK
- a CDS encoding polysaccharide biosynthesis protein; the protein is MKKFAFIPVWLICTIISTVILYMIVTIVWMEHLYEADISNEIADSFLFKLFAEISSNTGYHTEPTSFTLFIILITGIGCGYLISKLILKLQSAY